The sequence below is a genomic window from bacterium.
CGAGGTCGCGTTGCCACATCGTCGGCATGTGTCGTCTCCCAGCGGATCTCAGATGAAGGCGCGCACCGTCGGCCACAGCTCGCCGATCGGCTGCCGGAGGCCGCGGCCGAGGTAGATGGGGAGGTCGTTCTCGTACGGCATGCACCACTCGCAACGCACCGTCTCGACCTGCTCGAACTGGGCGAAGTAGGGGCGCAGCTCGCCGCCGCGCACGCCGACCACGAGCACCGGATCGTCGGCGCGCAGGTCGCCCGGGCCCCACAGCCAATAGTTGTTGTGGCCGCTGACGACGCGCGGCAGGCCGCGGCCGAGCAGCTCGAGGGCGCCCGCCTCGCCGTAGTTGCCGGCGAAGACGACGGCGCGGGCGCGCTCGTCGGGCGACAGGCGATCGGCGGCGCGGCCGACCGCGGCCACCAGCTCCTCCCAACCGTAGCGGTCGGCCACGTGCTGCGGCAGCGCCCCCTGGCGGTTGTGCTCCATCGCCGGTGGCCCGAGGCCGATGGCCGCGGCGTAGCGGACGTGCACGGCCGGCGGCAGCACCGGCATCGCCAGCGGCGCGACGGCGAGCCCGCCGACCAGCACCGCGGCGGACGCCGCCGGCAGCGGCCAGCGCCAGGCGCGGCGCGCCGCCGCCGCCTCGAGCCACACCGCGCCGGCGGCGAACAGCATCGGGTAGATGGGCGAGAGGTAGTAGGCCTTGCCGCCCTGCGCCACCAGCACCGCGAAGGCGACCAGATAGGCGATGCCGAGCGGCCGCTGCGCCGCGAAGCGGCGCGCGCCGAGCAGCGCCACCAGGCCGCCGATCCACAGCGGCGCGGCGACCGGATGGGCGAGCGTCACCTGGCCGGCGAAGAAGTCGAGGGCGCTCAGGTGCACGTTCTTGCGCGCCGTGGCGTTGGCCATGAACTCGCGCGTCGGCCAGCCGTTGGCGTGCTCCCACCACAGGTGGGGCGCGAACAGCAGCAGCGCCAGCATCCCGCCCAGCCAGGGCCAGGGGCCGAGGAGCAGGCGACGCTGCCCGGTGCAGAGCATGCCGATGACCAGGCCGGCGCCGAACAGCGCCACCGAGTACTTGTCGAGCAGCCCGATGCCGGCGACGGCGCCGAAGACGAGCCACAGGCGCGGCGAGCCGCCGCCGAGGATGCGGATCGCCAGCAGCTCGAGCAGCGCCCAGGCGACCAGCTCGAGCGCGTTCATCGAGAAGAAGCTGCTGATCGCCAGCAGTTGGGGGGTGAGCGCGACCGCCAGCGCGCTCAGCAGCATGGCGCCGCGACCGCCGCCGAGGGCGCGCGTCAGCAGGCCGCTCAGGAAGATGGTGACCGCCCCGGCGGCCGCCGCCGGCAGCCGCAACGCCAGCAGCGACTCGCCGAGCGTCGCCCGCACCGCCGCCAGCAGGGCGATCGACAGCGGCGGATGGTCGACGTAGCCCCACGCCAGCCGCTTGGCGCAGGCGATGTAGTAGAGCTCGTCGCGGAAGATCCCCGACTGCTGGCCGCCGATCAGCAACAGCGCGAAGGCCGCGATCGAGAGGAGCGTCAGGGAGCGAAGGTCGCCGCGCACGGTCGTCGCCCATACCACGGCGGAACGCCGCCGGCGTAGCGCCCGCGCCGCGTCATGGCGGCGGCGCTGGCGGCGGGAGCGGCGGGACGACCACGACGCGCGGCTCGCCCGCCAGCAGCTCGTCGTGGCGCGCCGCGTGCTCGACGACGTAGCGGACGTTCGCCTGCTGCAACAGCGCCTGCCGGCGATCGGCGGGGGCGCGGCGATAGGCGGCCAGCCACTGTCCGGTGCCGGCGCTGGCGCGGGCGCCGCCGCCGGAGGTCACGGGTTTGCCGTGGACGGTCTGCCAGAACATGTAGACCTGCTGGTGATAGTAATCGACCGGCGTCGGCATGATCGCGAACGGCTCCGGATCGCTCGCCAGCGCGGCATAGAAGGCGGGGACGCGCGGCGTCTCCATCGCCGGCGGCAGGCGCGGGTAGCGCTCGAGCACGAGCCCGGCCAGCAGCGCGATCTCGAGCAGCCGCGGCGCCGTCCACGGCCGTCGCGCCGCGCCGGCCCGCGGCGCCACCAGGATCCCGAACGCGATCGCGAGGAAGAGGCCGGCCATGCCGCCCATGCGCACCGGCGAGCGACCCAGGCCGAGCCACGGAAGCCAGCGCAGCAGCCAGGCGTACGGCATCTCGCCGACGAGCGTGGTGGTGTTGCCGACGTGCAGCGACGGGCCGAGGCTGAGGACGCAGAAGAGCCCGCCGAGCGTCAGCCAGAGCAGCGGGGCGCGCCGCGGCCGGCACGCCGTCAGGACGACCAGACCGGCGAGGAACAACGGGCCGAGCGACACCTCGTCGCCGGCCAATCCGTGGTCGCGCGACAGGGCGGCGGGCGGCCATGCCTGGTGCAGGAAGCTGATCGGCGCCGGTTGCGCGATGCCCAGCAGGTTGGCGCTCAGGCTGGCGGCCTCCAGTGGCGACGGCAGGCGCGGCGGATCACCCCGCTGTTGCCAGAGCGCCGCCGCCAGGGGCAGGTGCAGGACCAGGGCGCACCCGACGCACAGCGCGATCGCGGCGAGCGCCCGCCGCGCCGCGGCGCGATCGCGAAGCAGCGGCGGCAGCCGCCAGACGACCAGCACCGCGGCCGCGAGCGCCGTGTAGACGGCGCTCTCGTAGTCCGAGTAGGTGGTCAGCGCCGCGCACGCCGCG
It includes:
- a CDS encoding glycosyltransferase family 39 protein: MRGDLRSLTLLSIAAFALLLIGGQQSGIFRDELYYIACAKRLAWGYVDHPPLSIALLAAVRATLGESLLALRLPAAAAGAVTIFLSGLLTRALGGGRGAMLLSALAVALTPQLLAISSFFSMNALELVAWALLELLAIRILGGGSPRLWLVFGAVAGIGLLDKYSVALFGAGLVIGMLCTGQRRLLLGPWPWLGGMLALLLFAPHLWWEHANGWPTREFMANATARKNVHLSALDFFAGQVTLAHPVAAPLWIGGLVALLGARRFAAQRPLGIAYLVAFAVLVAQGGKAYYLSPIYPMLFAAGAVWLEAAAARRAWRWPLPAASAAVLVGGLAVAPLAMPVLPPAVHVRYAAAIGLGPPAMEHNRQGALPQHVADRYGWEELVAAVGRAADRLSPDERARAVVFAGNYGEAGALELLGRGLPRVVSGHNNYWLWGPGDLRADDPVLVVGVRGGELRPYFAQFEQVETVRCEWCMPYENDLPIYLGRGLRQPIGELWPTVRAFI